Proteins from a genomic interval of Streptomyces fodineus:
- the argC gene encoding N-acetyl-gamma-glutamyl-phosphate reductase: MAVRAAVAGASGYAGGEVLRLLLAHPEAEIGALTGNSNAGQRLGALQPHLLPLADRVLTETTAEALAGHDVVFLALPHGQSAAVAEQLGPDVLVVDMGADFRLKEPADWERFYGSEHAGTWPYGLPELPGARAALEGSKRIAVPGCYPTAVTLALFPAYAAGLAEPEAVIVAASGTSGAGKAPKPHLLGSEVMGSMSPYGVGGGHRHTPEMIQNLSGVAGESVRVSFTPTLAPMPRGILATCSASAKAGVTAESLRAAYEKAYADEPFVHLLPEGRWPATASVCGSNAVQVQVAYDEAVGRIIAISAVDNLTKGTAGGAVQSMNLALGLDETTGLSTIGVAP, encoded by the coding sequence ATGGCGGTACGTGCGGCGGTGGCCGGAGCGAGCGGATACGCGGGCGGTGAGGTCCTGCGCCTGCTCCTTGCGCACCCCGAGGCCGAGATCGGTGCCCTGACCGGGAACTCCAACGCGGGCCAGCGTCTCGGTGCGCTCCAGCCGCACCTGCTGCCGCTGGCCGACCGCGTGCTCACCGAGACCACGGCCGAGGCGCTCGCCGGGCACGACGTCGTCTTCCTCGCGCTGCCGCACGGGCAGTCCGCCGCCGTCGCCGAGCAGCTCGGCCCCGACGTCCTCGTCGTGGACATGGGCGCCGACTTCCGGCTGAAGGAGCCGGCCGACTGGGAGCGGTTCTACGGCTCGGAGCACGCCGGCACCTGGCCCTACGGCCTCCCCGAACTTCCGGGCGCCCGCGCCGCGCTGGAGGGGTCCAAGCGCATCGCGGTGCCCGGTTGCTACCCCACCGCCGTCACCCTCGCCCTGTTCCCGGCCTACGCCGCCGGACTCGCCGAGCCCGAGGCGGTGATCGTCGCCGCGTCCGGCACCTCCGGCGCGGGCAAGGCTCCCAAGCCGCATCTGCTCGGCAGCGAGGTCATGGGCTCCATGTCCCCGTACGGCGTCGGCGGCGGCCACCGGCACACCCCCGAGATGATCCAGAACCTCAGCGGGGTCGCCGGGGAGTCCGTGCGGGTCTCCTTCACGCCGACCCTCGCGCCGATGCCGCGCGGGATCCTCGCCACGTGCAGCGCGTCCGCGAAGGCAGGCGTCACCGCCGAGTCGCTCCGCGCCGCCTACGAGAAGGCCTACGCCGACGAGCCCTTCGTCCATCTCCTCCCCGAGGGCCGGTGGCCCGCGACGGCGTCCGTCTGCGGTTCCAACGCCGTTCAGGTGCAGGTCGCGTACGACGAGGCCGTGGGCCGCATCATCGCGATCAGCGCCGTCGACAACCTGACCAAGGGCACCGCCGGCGGTGCCGTCCAGAGCATGAACCTCGCCCTGGGGCTCGACGAGACCACCGGGCTTTCCACGATCGGAGTCGCACCGTGA
- the argJ gene encoding bifunctional glutamate N-acetyltransferase/amino-acid acetyltransferase ArgJ, whose product MSVTAAKGFTAAGIAAGIKENGNPDLALVVNNGPRRAAAGVFTSNRVKAAPVLWSEQVLKSGQVSAVVLNSGGANACTGPKGFQDTHATAEKVAEVLGRGAIEVAVCSTGLIGVLLPMDKLLPGVETAAAQLSEHGGEKAAIAIKTTDTVHKTSVVTRDGWTVGGMAKGAGMLAPGLATMLVVLTTDAELDSDVLDQALKAATKVTFDRVDSDGCMSTNDTVLLLASGACGITPEYAEFAEAVTRVCDDLGRQLIGDAEGASKDIKVEVINAASEADAVEVGRSIARNNLLKCAIHGEDPNWGRVLSAIGTTKAAFEPDQLNVAINGVWVCKNGSVGEDRELVDMRYREVHIVADLAAGAETATIWTNDLTADYVHENSAYSS is encoded by the coding sequence GTGAGTGTCACGGCAGCCAAGGGATTCACGGCGGCGGGGATCGCCGCCGGGATCAAGGAGAACGGCAACCCCGACCTGGCCCTCGTGGTCAACAACGGGCCCCGCCGTGCCGCCGCGGGCGTCTTCACCTCCAATCGTGTGAAGGCCGCGCCGGTGCTGTGGTCCGAGCAGGTCCTCAAGAGCGGCCAGGTCTCCGCGGTCGTCCTCAACTCGGGCGGCGCCAACGCCTGTACGGGTCCGAAGGGCTTCCAGGACACCCACGCCACCGCCGAGAAGGTGGCCGAGGTGCTCGGCCGGGGCGCCATCGAGGTCGCCGTCTGCTCCACCGGGCTCATCGGTGTCCTGCTGCCCATGGACAAGCTCCTGCCCGGCGTCGAGACGGCCGCCGCGCAGCTGTCCGAGCACGGCGGCGAGAAGGCCGCCATCGCCATCAAGACCACCGACACCGTGCACAAGACGTCCGTCGTCACCAGGGACGGCTGGACGGTCGGCGGCATGGCCAAGGGCGCCGGCATGCTCGCCCCCGGCCTCGCCACCATGCTGGTCGTCCTCACCACGGACGCGGAGCTGGACAGCGACGTACTGGACCAGGCGCTGAAGGCGGCCACGAAGGTCACCTTCGACCGGGTCGACTCCGACGGCTGCATGTCCACCAACGACACCGTGCTGCTGCTCGCCTCCGGTGCCTGCGGCATCACCCCCGAGTACGCCGAGTTCGCCGAGGCCGTGACGCGGGTCTGCGACGACCTCGGCCGGCAGCTGATCGGCGACGCCGAGGGCGCCAGCAAGGACATCAAGGTCGAGGTGATCAACGCGGCGAGCGAGGCGGACGCCGTCGAGGTGGGCCGTTCCATCGCCCGCAACAACCTCCTCAAGTGCGCGATCCACGGCGAGGACCCCAACTGGGGCCGCGTGCTCTCCGCGATCGGCACCACGAAGGCCGCCTTCGAGCCCGACCAGCTGAACGTCGCCATCAACGGCGTGTGGGTGTGCAAGAACGGCAGCGTCGGCGAGGACCGCGAGCTGGTCGACATGCGCTACCGCGAGGTGCACATCGTCGCCGACCTGGCCGCGGGCGCCGAAACCGCGACGATCTGGACCAACGACCTCACCGCCGACTACGTCCACGAGAACAGCGCCTACTCATCATGA
- a CDS encoding serine/threonine-protein kinase produces MGRTPRSTTATTVTTTATITTTAARTGWLDVYDAWSEERACRCVIKVVRPDLRGEAGLGERLLREGRWLREFSHPHLVRGYETVESPEPLVVPETLTGETLSHLVHRLRRRPAAADVALLGVQMCSAVHYLHGRGLLHLELKPSNVVVERGHAKVLDLSVARPPGPAPAGVGTCCYLAPEQARGGPLTAAADVWGIGVTLFEVACGQAPFDCGERADSADHGGDGTDDRCPQTVEPAPPIASRRRLPAALAAAVDGCLRPDPAARPTVAELASALERTLPQRP; encoded by the coding sequence ATGGGAAGGACACCTCGCAGCACCACGGCCACCACAGTCACCACCACGGCCACGATCACGACCACGGCCGCGCGCACCGGCTGGCTCGACGTGTACGACGCGTGGAGCGAGGAGCGGGCCTGCCGGTGTGTGATCAAGGTGGTGCGACCGGACCTGCGGGGCGAGGCGGGGCTGGGCGAGCGGCTGCTGCGGGAGGGCCGGTGGCTGCGGGAGTTCAGCCATCCGCATCTGGTCCGGGGGTACGAGACCGTCGAGTCGCCCGAGCCGCTCGTCGTCCCGGAGACGCTGACCGGTGAGACGCTGTCCCACCTCGTGCACCGGTTGCGGCGGCGGCCGGCCGCCGCCGATGTGGCGCTGCTCGGCGTGCAGATGTGTTCGGCGGTGCACTACCTCCATGGCCGGGGTCTGCTGCACCTGGAGCTCAAACCGTCCAACGTGGTGGTGGAGCGCGGTCATGCCAAGGTGCTGGACCTGAGCGTCGCCCGGCCGCCCGGACCCGCGCCCGCCGGGGTGGGCACGTGCTGCTACCTCGCTCCGGAGCAGGCCCGCGGCGGACCGCTCACCGCCGCCGCCGACGTCTGGGGCATCGGCGTCACGCTGTTCGAGGTCGCATGCGGTCAGGCGCCGTTCGACTGCGGGGAGAGGGCGGACTCGGCCGACCACGGCGGCGACGGCACGGACGACCGCTGTCCGCAGACGGTGGAGCCCGCCCCCCCGATCGCCTCCCGGCGGCGGCTGCCGGCCGCGCTCGCCGCCGCCGTGGACGGCTGTCTGCGGCCCGACCCGGCGGCACGGCCCACGGTCGCCGAGCTGGCCTCCGCCCTGGAGAGGACCCTGCCGCAGCGCCCCTGA
- a CDS encoding PLP-dependent aminotransferase family protein: MHQRSSVSELAEQLRRDLDRYSPGGKLPSSRELVERFRVSPVTVSRALAQLAAEGLVVTRPGAGAFRARPRATQSPAGDTSWQEVALSADGAAELVPRTVDASGVTVSLAAPPPGVLEFNGGYLHPSLQPERAMAAALARAGRRPGAWARPPLEGLPELREWFARGIGGGVTAAEVLIAAGGQSALATALRALAQPGAPVLVESPTYPGMLALARAAGLRPVPVPVDPDGVRPELLADAFRASGARVFVCQPLFQNPTGAVLAPDRRAEVLRIAREAGAFVIEDDFVRRLVHADAGPLPRPLAADDPDGVVVHVGSLTKATSPSFRVCALAARGPVLERLRAIQVVDTFFVPRPLQEAALELVGSPAWPRHLRALSAELQARRDAMTAALALHLPEPALPHIPSGGYHLWLRLPDGTEESALTAAALRAGVALTPGRPYFSAEPPAAHLRLSFAAVAGTGEIAEGVRRLRAACDEVSGSQQARRH, translated from the coding sequence ATGCACCAGCGTAGCAGCGTGAGTGAACTGGCAGAACAGCTCAGGCGGGACCTCGACCGCTACTCTCCGGGTGGAAAGCTCCCGTCGAGCCGGGAGCTGGTCGAGCGCTTCCGGGTGAGTCCGGTGACCGTCTCGCGTGCCCTGGCCCAGCTGGCCGCCGAGGGGCTGGTGGTGACCCGGCCCGGAGCCGGTGCCTTCCGGGCCCGGCCGCGCGCGACGCAGAGCCCGGCCGGGGACACCTCCTGGCAGGAGGTCGCGCTGAGCGCCGACGGCGCCGCCGAGCTCGTACCGCGCACGGTCGACGCCTCTGGGGTCACGGTCTCGCTGGCCGCGCCCCCGCCCGGCGTGCTGGAGTTCAACGGCGGCTATCTGCATCCCTCGCTCCAGCCCGAGCGGGCCATGGCCGCGGCCCTCGCGCGGGCCGGGCGGCGGCCGGGCGCCTGGGCAAGGCCGCCGCTGGAGGGGCTGCCGGAGCTGCGGGAGTGGTTCGCGCGCGGCATCGGCGGGGGCGTCACCGCGGCCGAGGTGCTGATCGCGGCCGGCGGCCAGTCCGCGCTGGCCACCGCCCTGCGCGCGCTCGCCCAGCCCGGCGCCCCGGTCCTGGTGGAGTCGCCCACCTATCCCGGCATGCTGGCCCTCGCCCGCGCCGCGGGGCTGCGCCCGGTCCCGGTGCCCGTCGACCCCGACGGCGTACGCCCCGAGCTGCTCGCCGACGCCTTCCGGGCCAGTGGCGCCCGGGTGTTCGTCTGCCAGCCGCTCTTCCAGAACCCGACCGGCGCCGTGCTGGCCCCCGACCGGCGCGCCGAGGTGCTGCGCATCGCCCGCGAGGCCGGCGCCTTCGTCATCGAGGACGACTTCGTACGGCGCCTCGTGCACGCCGACGCGGGCCCGCTCCCCCGCCCGCTGGCCGCCGACGACCCGGACGGCGTGGTCGTGCACGTCGGCTCGCTGACCAAGGCGACCTCGCCCAGCTTCCGGGTGTGCGCCCTGGCCGCGCGCGGTCCGGTGCTGGAGCGGCTGCGCGCCATCCAGGTCGTGGACACCTTCTTCGTCCCCCGGCCGCTGCAGGAGGCGGCCCTGGAACTGGTCGGCTCTCCTGCCTGGCCCCGCCATCTGCGGGCGCTGTCGGCCGAGTTGCAGGCCCGCCGCGACGCCATGACGGCCGCGCTCGCCCTGCACCTGCCCGAGCCCGCCCTGCCGCACATCCCCTCCGGCGGCTACCACCTCTGGCTGCGCCTCCCCGACGGCACCGAGGAATCCGCCCTCACCGCGGCCGCCCTCCGCGCGGGCGTCGCCCTCACCCCCGGCCGCCCCTACTTCAGCGCCGAACCCCCCGCCGCCCACCTCCGCCTGAGCTTCGCCGCGGTCGCCGGCACCGGGGAGATCGCGGAGGGGGTACGGCGGCTGCGGGCGGCCTGTGACGAGGTCTCCGGGTCGCAGCAGGCCCGCCGCCACTGA
- a CDS encoding GtrA family protein, giving the protein MVGVVNTAAYYGLYLLFLNWLPYLFAHVLAFVISMIGSFFLNARFTYRIRPTWRKFLLFPLTNVTNFLVTTLGVYVVVDLLHAGSRFAPLLASAAAIPVTFVVSRWVMLPKQIA; this is encoded by the coding sequence ATGGTCGGTGTGGTCAACACCGCCGCCTATTACGGCCTTTACCTGCTGTTCCTGAACTGGCTGCCCTATCTCTTCGCGCACGTCCTCGCCTTCGTGATCAGTATGATCGGCTCCTTTTTCCTGAACGCGCGCTTCACCTACCGGATCAGGCCCACCTGGCGGAAGTTCCTGTTGTTCCCCCTGACGAACGTCACCAATTTCCTGGTCACGACGCTGGGCGTCTACGTCGTCGTCGATCTCCTCCATGCCGGCAGCCGCTTCGCCCCGCTGCTCGCCTCGGCGGCGGCGATCCCCGTCACCTTCGTCGTGTCCCGCTGGGTGATGCTGCCCAAGCAGATCGCATAA
- the argB gene encoding acetylglutamate kinase, whose product MTTTRKHTALPKAQILIEALPWLVRHNGKTVVIKFGGNAMIDEELKAAFAQDVVFLHHAGLKPVVVHGGGPQISAALDRHGIVSEFKAGLRVTTEDAMDVVRMVLAGQVQRELVGLLNRHGPLAVGLTGEDAHTITATRHQPEIDGERVDIGRVGEITAIDTGAIEALLADGRIPVVSSIARAEDDGHVYNVNADTAAAALAAALGAETLMVLTDVEGLYEDWPNSDEVISRLTASQLEKLLPELSSGMVPKMEGCLHAVRGGVTTARVIDGRVQHSILLEIFTDEGIGTMVVPDEEGES is encoded by the coding sequence ATGACCACGACGCGGAAACACACGGCTCTCCCCAAGGCCCAGATCCTCATCGAGGCGCTGCCCTGGCTGGTCCGGCACAACGGCAAGACCGTCGTCATCAAGTTCGGCGGCAACGCCATGATCGACGAGGAGCTGAAGGCCGCGTTCGCGCAGGACGTGGTGTTCCTGCACCACGCCGGCCTCAAGCCCGTCGTGGTCCACGGCGGCGGCCCGCAGATCAGCGCCGCCCTCGACAGGCACGGCATCGTCAGCGAGTTCAAGGCCGGCCTGCGCGTCACCACCGAGGACGCCATGGACGTCGTACGGATGGTGCTCGCGGGGCAGGTGCAGCGTGAACTGGTCGGGCTGCTCAACCGGCACGGGCCGCTCGCCGTCGGCCTGACCGGCGAGGACGCGCACACCATCACCGCCACCAGGCACCAGCCCGAGATCGACGGCGAACGGGTCGACATCGGCCGGGTCGGTGAGATCACCGCGATCGACACCGGAGCGATCGAGGCGCTGCTCGCCGACGGCCGTATCCCGGTGGTGTCGTCGATCGCCCGCGCCGAGGACGACGGACACGTCTACAACGTCAACGCCGATACGGCCGCCGCCGCCCTCGCCGCGGCACTGGGCGCCGAGACCCTCATGGTCCTCACCGACGTCGAGGGCCTCTACGAGGACTGGCCGAACTCCGACGAGGTGATCAGCCGCCTCACCGCTTCCCAACTGGAGAAGCTGCTGCCGGAGTTGAGCTCCGGAATGGTGCCGAAGATGGAGGGCTGCCTGCACGCCGTGCGAGGCGGTGTGACGACCGCCCGCGTCATCGACGGCCGCGTCCAGCACTCGATCCTGCTGGAGATCTTCACCGACGAAGGCATCGGCACCATGGTCGTGCCCGACGAAGAGGGGGAGTCATGA
- a CDS encoding DMT family transporter, which produces MRTQSSATAPSPIAVTTHRERRGLGTGLAALGVAAFSLTFPATAWGLEGFGPWSLVAVRSVLAALVAGGCLLFLRVPLPERRHLPGLAVVAAGVVLGFPMLTTLALQTSTTAHAAVVVGLLPLTTAVLSALRTGSRPSRRFWLAALAGAAAVVAFTVAQSGGALTAADGYLFAALLVCAAGYTEGGRLARVMPGWQVIGWALVLCLPLSVPAAAVALTSEPVRLTGHGIAGLLWVALGSQFLGLVVWYRGMATIGIPRASQLQLAQPLLTLVWSALLLGEHFTAAAPVTAVAVLVCIAVTQRS; this is translated from the coding sequence ATGAGAACACAGAGTAGCGCTACTGCCCCGAGCCCGATAGCGGTCACCACCCATCGCGAGCGCCGCGGCCTCGGCACCGGCCTGGCCGCCCTGGGCGTCGCCGCCTTCTCCCTGACCTTCCCGGCCACCGCCTGGGGCCTGGAGGGCTTCGGCCCCTGGTCGCTGGTGGCCGTGCGCAGTGTCCTCGCCGCGCTCGTCGCGGGCGGCTGTCTGCTCTTCCTGCGCGTTCCGCTGCCGGAGCGCCGGCATCTGCCGGGTCTCGCGGTCGTCGCCGCCGGTGTCGTGCTCGGCTTCCCGATGCTGACCACGCTCGCCCTGCAGACCTCCACCACCGCGCACGCCGCCGTCGTGGTGGGCCTGCTGCCGCTGACCACCGCCGTGCTCTCGGCCCTGCGCACCGGCAGCCGTCCCTCGCGCCGGTTCTGGCTGGCCGCGCTGGCGGGGGCCGCGGCCGTGGTCGCCTTCACCGTCGCCCAGAGCGGGGGCGCGCTCACGGCCGCCGACGGCTATCTGTTCGCGGCCCTGCTGGTGTGCGCGGCCGGCTACACCGAGGGCGGCCGGCTGGCCCGGGTCATGCCGGGCTGGCAGGTGATCGGCTGGGCCCTGGTGCTGTGTCTGCCGCTGAGCGTGCCCGCCGCCGCGGTGGCCCTGACGTCCGAGCCCGTCCGGCTCACCGGGCACGGCATCGCCGGCCTGCTGTGGGTGGCGCTGGGCTCGCAGTTCCTCGGCCTGGTCGTCTGGTACCGGGGGATGGCCACGATCGGCATCCCTCGTGCCAGCCAGTTGCAGTTGGCTCAGCCGCTGCTCACACTGGTGTGGTCGGCGCTGCTGCTCGGCGAGCACTTCACGGCGGCCGCTCCCGTGACCGCTGTCGCCGTGCTTGTGTGCATCGCCGTCACACAGCGGTCGTGA
- a CDS encoding acetylornithine transaminase yields MSNQDLTRRWQGALMNNYGTPRLPLVRGEGVKVWDTEGREYYDFVGGIAANALGHAHPAIVEAVGRQIGQLGHISNLFMAEPTVALAERLLQLFGREGRVFFCNSGAEANEAAFKIGRLTGRTHMVATDGGFHGRTMGALALTGQPAKQDPFRPLPGDVTHVPYGDAQALAAAVTEETALVVIEPVQGENGVVVPPADYLKAARAITAATGALLVLDEVQTGVGRTGTWFEYQAHEGVLPDVVTLAKQLGGGLPLGATVAFGRAAELFHPGHHGTTFGGNPVACAAGLAVLDTIEGEGLLENVKRQSEQLREGIEGLGHPLIDYVRGAGLLLGIVLTGPHAPQVQQAAQEAGFLVNAPAPDVVRLMPPLNLGDDEVGAFLRALPGILGAANPADGDGRSGE; encoded by the coding sequence ATGAGCAACCAGGACCTGACCCGGCGCTGGCAGGGCGCGCTCATGAACAACTACGGCACCCCACGCCTGCCCCTCGTCCGGGGCGAGGGCGTGAAGGTATGGGACACCGAGGGCCGGGAGTACTACGACTTCGTCGGCGGTATCGCCGCCAACGCCCTCGGCCACGCCCACCCGGCGATCGTCGAGGCCGTGGGCAGGCAGATCGGGCAGCTCGGCCACATCTCCAACCTCTTCATGGCCGAGCCCACCGTCGCCCTCGCCGAACGGCTGCTCCAGCTCTTCGGCCGGGAGGGCCGGGTCTTCTTCTGCAACTCCGGCGCCGAGGCCAACGAGGCCGCGTTCAAGATCGGCCGGCTCACCGGGCGCACCCACATGGTCGCCACCGACGGCGGCTTCCACGGCCGTACGATGGGCGCCCTCGCGCTCACCGGCCAGCCCGCCAAGCAGGACCCCTTCCGGCCGCTGCCCGGCGATGTCACCCATGTGCCCTACGGCGACGCGCAGGCGCTGGCGGCGGCCGTCACCGAGGAGACGGCGCTCGTCGTCATCGAGCCGGTCCAGGGCGAGAACGGCGTGGTGGTGCCGCCGGCCGACTATCTGAAGGCCGCGCGGGCGATCACCGCCGCCACCGGTGCGCTGCTGGTCCTGGACGAGGTGCAGACCGGCGTCGGCCGCACCGGGACCTGGTTCGAGTACCAGGCCCACGAAGGTGTGCTGCCGGATGTCGTCACCCTCGCCAAGCAGCTCGGCGGCGGACTGCCGCTCGGCGCGACCGTGGCCTTCGGCCGGGCCGCCGAACTGTTCCACCCCGGCCACCACGGGACCACCTTCGGCGGCAACCCGGTCGCCTGCGCCGCCGGGCTCGCCGTGCTCGACACCATCGAGGGCGAAGGCCTGCTGGAGAACGTCAAGCGGCAGAGCGAGCAGCTGCGCGAGGGAATCGAGGGTCTCGGCCACCCGCTGATCGATTATGTACGGGGTGCCGGTCTGCTCCTGGGTATCGTGCTCACCGGGCCGCACGCACCTCAGGTGCAGCAGGCGGCCCAGGAGGCCGGGTTCCTGGTGAACGCGCCCGCTCCCGACGTCGTACGGCTCATGCCTCCGCTGAACCTGGGCGACGACGAGGTGGGTGCCTTCCTCCGGGCGCTGCCCGGCATCCTCGGCGCAGCGAACCCAGCGGATGGGGACGGACGATCCGGAGAATGA
- a CDS encoding DUF6314 family protein translates to MDVQPRYWPVADVLAHLAGRWGVQRTVRDLASGDEGRFSGMTVFSPLPGGGLLHEESGTFTWQGVARPATRTLRFLPGPTPGTADVRFADGRPFHELDLTSGRYVAGHPCAADLYRGEFTVRDADHWRTVWRVGGPAKDLVLTTDYVREG, encoded by the coding sequence ATGGATGTGCAGCCGCGGTACTGGCCGGTCGCCGATGTGCTGGCGCATCTCGCCGGGCGCTGGGGCGTGCAGCGCACCGTGCGGGATCTGGCGAGCGGAGACGAAGGCCGCTTCTCGGGAATGACCGTCTTCAGCCCGCTCCCCGGCGGAGGACTGCTGCACGAGGAGTCCGGCACCTTCACCTGGCAGGGCGTGGCCCGGCCCGCCACACGGACGCTGCGGTTTCTGCCGGGGCCCACGCCGGGCACGGCGGACGTGCGGTTCGCGGACGGGCGGCCCTTCCACGAGCTGGACCTGACCTCGGGGCGGTACGTCGCCGGCCACCCGTGCGCGGCCGACCTCTACCGGGGCGAGTTCACCGTCCGGGACGCCGACCACTGGCGCACGGTGTGGCGGGTCGGGGGTCCGGCGAAGGATCTGGTGCTGACCACCGACTATGTGCGCGAGGGCTGA
- a CDS encoding histidine phosphatase family protein: MPLKVTFVAPARSSPLLAERFDDDRPLDQAGWDEVQRAAGDLLPLAAAELRYCSPTPRSRATGDALGYAPLVQLALRDCDMGRWRGMTLGEAMAREPEAVDAWLADPRATPHGGESLLAFISRVGGWLDTRPAEDGGRIVAVAEPAVIRAALVYVLKAPPASYWNIDVRPLSTSTVTGRAGRWNLRLDGGPAQPSRT, translated from the coding sequence ATGCCACTGAAGGTCACGTTCGTCGCCCCCGCACGCAGCTCCCCGCTGCTCGCGGAGCGCTTCGACGACGACCGGCCGCTGGACCAGGCCGGCTGGGACGAGGTGCAACGCGCCGCCGGGGACCTGCTGCCGCTCGCGGCCGCCGAACTGCGCTACTGCTCGCCGACCCCGCGCAGCCGGGCCACCGGCGACGCGCTGGGGTACGCCCCGCTGGTCCAACTGGCGCTGCGGGACTGTGACATGGGCCGCTGGCGCGGGATGACCCTGGGTGAGGCGATGGCCCGCGAGCCGGAGGCGGTGGACGCCTGGCTCGCCGACCCGCGCGCCACCCCGCACGGCGGCGAGTCCCTGCTGGCCTTCATCTCCCGGGTCGGTGGCTGGCTGGACACCCGGCCGGCGGAGGACGGCGGCCGGATCGTCGCCGTCGCCGAGCCCGCCGTGATCCGCGCGGCCCTGGTCTACGTCCTGAAGGCGCCGCCCGCGAGCTACTGGAACATCGACGTGCGCCCGCTGTCCACGTCCACGGTCACCGGCCGCGCGGGCCGCTGGAACCTCCGTCTCGACGGGGGCCCGGCTCAGCCCTCGCGCACATAG
- a CDS encoding RNA polymerase sigma factor, with the protein MSGFRFPVGRLPDEALLSGLATGDPELAVVFVRRFQHRVFGVAMAVTRDKQLAEDVAQLTFERAWRHAQVYDSRRGSVATWLSTIAHNLAVDALRARRTEPMAPEDLDDLVGVVTETPEEWALADETSSQLRAAVARLPREQARALVMAGIYGMTAQQIADAEEIPLGTAKTRIRAAMTKLRTTLAAPKRGDHVQ; encoded by the coding sequence GTGTCGGGTTTCCGGTTCCCCGTGGGCCGCCTCCCGGACGAGGCTCTGCTGTCCGGGCTGGCCACCGGTGATCCGGAACTCGCGGTCGTCTTCGTACGAAGATTCCAGCACCGGGTCTTCGGAGTCGCCATGGCCGTGACCCGTGACAAGCAACTCGCCGAGGACGTCGCACAGTTGACGTTCGAGCGGGCGTGGCGGCATGCCCAGGTCTACGACTCCCGGCGCGGCTCGGTCGCCACCTGGCTGTCCACCATCGCGCACAACCTCGCCGTCGACGCCCTCCGGGCACGGCGGACCGAGCCGATGGCTCCCGAGGACCTGGACGACCTCGTCGGCGTCGTCACCGAGACCCCCGAGGAGTGGGCGCTGGCCGACGAGACCTCCTCCCAGCTGCGGGCCGCCGTGGCGCGGCTGCCCCGGGAACAGGCCCGGGCCCTGGTGATGGCGGGCATCTACGGAATGACGGCCCAGCAGATCGCCGACGCGGAGGAGATCCCGCTCGGCACCGCCAAGACCCGGATCAGGGCCGCCATGACGAAACTGCGCACCACACTCGCGGCTCCGAAGCGAGGCGACCATGTCCAGTGA
- a CDS encoding arginine repressor, with protein sequence MSEAQDHEQAGGAGPAVPQTRTARHRRIVDILNRQPVRSQSQLAKLLADDGLSVTQATLSRDLDELNAVKIRNTDGELIYAVPSEGGFRTPRAPLGESAKEERMRRLSQELLISAEASANLVVLRTPPGAAQFLASAIDQAELHDILGTIAGDDTLLLISRDPSGGQALADHLLRLAQNGH encoded by the coding sequence ATGAGCGAGGCGCAGGACCACGAGCAGGCGGGGGGCGCGGGCCCTGCCGTGCCGCAGACCCGCACCGCACGGCACCGCCGGATCGTGGACATCCTCAACCGGCAGCCGGTGCGGTCCCAGAGCCAGTTGGCCAAGCTGCTCGCCGACGACGGGCTGAGCGTCACCCAGGCGACGCTCTCCCGGGACCTCGACGAGCTGAACGCGGTGAAGATCCGCAACACCGACGGCGAGCTGATCTACGCGGTGCCCAGCGAGGGCGGTTTCCGCACGCCCCGCGCTCCGCTCGGGGAGTCGGCGAAGGAGGAGCGCATGCGGCGCCTCTCCCAGGAACTGCTGATCTCCGCGGAGGCTTCGGCGAATCTGGTGGTCCTGCGTACGCCGCCGGGTGCGGCCCAGTTCCTGGCCTCGGCCATCGACCAGGCGGAACTCCACGACATTCTCGGCACCATCGCCGGTGACGACACGCTGCTGCTGATCAGCCGGGATCCGAGCGGCGGACAGGCCCTGGCGGACCATCTGCTGAGGCTGGCGCAGAACGGGCACTGA
- a CDS encoding DUF1918 domain-containing protein, protein MRAKKGDKLVRHGRVVGEHDHVVEVVEVLGPEGNPPYRVRAEDGHETIMSPGPDCLVDHRKEHQR, encoded by the coding sequence ATGCGTGCCAAAAAAGGCGACAAGCTGGTCCGGCACGGCAGGGTGGTCGGCGAGCACGACCATGTCGTAGAAGTCGTCGAAGTACTCGGTCCCGAGGGGAACCCGCCCTATCGCGTCCGAGCCGAGGACGGGCACGAGACGATCATGTCGCCGGGGCCCGACTGCCTGGTGGATCACCGGAAGGAGCACCAGCGGTAG